Within Bacillota bacterium, the genomic segment AGACAATAAGATACCCAGGGAAATCAGAAATCGCATACCTCTGATTGCTAAAGGGAAAGAAATAGTGTGGGTTATTGGGTACAAGATAAGTGATAAATTCAAAATAACTGAAAACACTAAAAGTATATTAAGGTTGGAATTTAGAAAAAGCAAGAATTGAAACAGAGGAAGGGAAATACTTAACGCGGGGGTGTAGAACTTGATATGCAGCAATAATGAAGTTAATAATCAATTTAATAATGATCAATTTAATAATGAGGTTGAAAGGATACTGGTACCGAGAGAGAAAATTGCCGAAAAGGTAAAGGAATTAGGCAAAAAGATTTCGGAAGATTATAAAAATTGCGAGCTGGTATTAATAGGTGTATTGAAAGGTGCTTTTATATTTCTTGCAGATCTCATGAGAGAACTTACTATCAATGCAGATATGGACCTGATATCGGTTTCCAGTTATGCGAATGATACGGAATCTTCCGGAATTGTACGTATAATAAAGGATGTGGATATAAATATCTCCAATAAACATGTCCTGATAGTTGAGGATATTGTGGATACAGGTCTCACGCTAAAACATTTAAAGGAGCTTTTTAGGACAAGGGGCCCCAAAAGTGTGAAAATATGTGCAATATTTGATAAACCTTCTAGAAGAAGGGTAAATATAACTGTAGATTACAAGGGGATAGAGATACCCAATGAATTTGTTATAGGCTATGGCCTTGACTATAAAGGAAGATACAGGAATCTTCCCGATTTATGCGTCTTGAATCCTGAAGTTTATAAGAAAAAATAGCGAGAAAATGATGAAAATAAACAACAATTTATTGTATTTTAATTATATATATGCTAATATAAAATAACGGGAAAAAGCACTGCTGCAAAGACTATATTTTGTACTGCAGGCAGGGAGGGAGATATTTGAAATATTTGAAAGGTTTAAGCTTTTATATAGTATTATTTGTGATAATATTATTTATATTGGCTTTGTCCCAAGGTACTGATAATCCTATAAATATGGATTATTCGGATTTAATAAGGGAAATTCATAACAATAATGTAAGTGAAGTTGTCTTAGAAGGACAAAAGGCTACGGTTGTTTTGAAAAAGCCGTATATTACCGATAGGGTTAATAAATATGTTATATATATACCTGATGTAGGGACTTTTTTATCTGAAGTTTCCGAGCAGATGAAAAACGGTCAGATAAGGGTAAGGACGGAGTTTCCGCCTACAGCTCCATGGTGGGTTGCAATATTGCCAACTGTAGGGCTTATTGTTATTTTTGTGCTTTTCTGGGTGTTTTTCCTTCAGCAATCCCAGGGAGGCGGCGGTAGCCGGGTTATGTCTTTTGGTAAAAGCAGAGCAAAAATGAGTACCGATGAGAAGAGGAAAGTAACTTTTAATGATGTTGCCGGTGCAGATGAAGAAAAGGAAGAATTAGCGGAAATTGTAGAATATCTGAAAATGCCGAAGAAGTTTATTGAGCTTGGTGCAAGGATACCAAAAGGTGTGCTGCTTGTAGGACCTCCGGGTACAGGTAAAACTTTGCTGGCAAGGGCGGTATCGGGTGAAGCAGGTGTTCCGTTTTTCAGTATCAGCGGTTCCGATTTTGTAGAGATGTTTGTTGGTGTAGGTGCCTCCAGGGTAAGAGACCTTTTTGAGCAGGCAAAGAAAAATGCACCATGTATAGTTTTTATCGATGAAATAGATGCTGTTGGTAGGCATAGGGGTGCAGGACTGGGAGGAGGACACGACGAGAGGGAGCAGACACTAAACCAGCTGCTCGTTGAGATGGATGGGTTTGGTATAAATGAAGGAGTCATTGTCCTTGCTGCCACGAACAGGCCAGATATACTTGACCCGGCTTTATTAAGGCCCGGGAGATTTGACAGGCGGATATTTGTGGGTTTGCCGGACATAAAAGGAAGAGAAGAAATATTAAAGGTGCATGCAAGAGGAAAACCTCTATCCCCCGAAGTAAAATTAAACGAACTTGCCAAGAGCACTCCAGGGTTTACCGGAGCTGACCTGGAGAATTTACTGAATGAAGCGGCTCTTCTTGCGGCAAGGAAGAATAAGAGGAAAATTGAGCCGGAGGAAATTAAAGAAGCTACATTTAAAGTTATAATGGGTCCGGAGAAGAAGAGCAGGGTAATGAGTGAAAGCGAGAAACGGCTTACTGCTTACCATGAGGCAGGTCATGCTATTGCTGTCAAACTTATATCAACTACTGATAAAGTAGACAGGATTTCAATAATACCTTCGGGTAGAGCAGGCGGGTATACCGCATTTAAACCTGAGGAGGATAAAACATACCTTACCAGGTCACAACTCATGGAAAAGATAGCAATAGCGTTAGGTGGAAGAGCTGCCGAAGAAATAGTCCTTGGGGAAATAAGTACAGGAGCCTACAATGATCTGAAAGAAGCAAACAATGTAGCAAGAAACATGATAACAAGATATGGTATGAGTGAAAGACTCAGCAACCTTATATTCGGTAGTGAGACAGATGAAATTTTCCTGGGTAGGGATTTTGCCCATACAAGAAATTATAGTGAGCAGATAGCTGCGGAAATTGATATGGAAGTTAAGAATATAATTGATAATTCCTATCAAAAGATAGTAAATATACTCAAAGAAAATATAAACAAGCTCCATACTATTGCAGCTACACTAATAGAAAAAGAGAAGTTGGAAGGGCAGGAATTTGAAGAACTGTTTGTAAGTGCGTGAGATTGCAGTTTTTTCATAAACTTGACTTAAGTTTGTGAATGTGTTAAATTAATTTGTAACAAAATAAATATAGTTTTGCCTTATCAAGAGAGGTGGAGGGACTGGGCCCGATGAAACCCGGCAACCGGCATTTTATATGCATCGGTGCCAATTCCTGCAGGATGTAATCCTGAGAGATGAGGAGCAAAATTAAACCTCTTCATTGTTTAAGAGGCTTTTTATTTGTTCCGGAAAACAATAAATTGAAGAGGGGAGATATTAAAATGGAAAGAAAACTATTTACATCTGAATCAGTTACTGAAGGCCATCCTGATAAAATTTGCGACCAGATCTCTGATGCAGTGCTGGATGCAATTATAGAAAAGGATCCTATGGCAAGAGTTGCATGCGAAACAGCTGTTACAACCGGATTAGTGCTTGTAATTGGTGAAATCACGACAGACTGCTATGTTGATATTCCAAAAATCGTTAGGGAGACAATAAGGGAGATTGGTTATGACAGGGCAAAATATGGTTTTGACTGTGATACATGTGCTGTTATTACATCAATTGACGAGCAGTCTCCTGACATAGCTATGGGGGTTAACCGTGCTCTGGAAGCTAAAAGAGGAGAAATGGTTGACAATGGCATCGAAGCTATAGGAGCTGGAGACCAGGGTATGATGTTTGGGTTTGCCTGTGACGAAACTCCCGAACTTATGCCCATGCCCATATCACTTGCCCATAAGCTGGCGAAAAGGCTGAGCGTAGTTAGAAAAGAGGGAATTATTCCATATTTAAGGCCTGACGGGAAATCACAGGTAACTGTGGAATATGAGGGGGATAAGCCTGTAAGGGTGGATACCGTTGTGGTATCAAGCCAGCATAGTCAGGATGTTGACCACGATACTATAGAAAGGGACATTATCCGCTATGTTATTAAACCAACAATTCCAGGGGAGCTTATGGATGATAACATGAAAATATATGTTAACCCGACGGGCAGCTTTGTGGTTGGAGGGCCTCAGGGTGATTCAGGATTGACGGGGAGAAAAATTATTGTTGATACTTATGGAGGATATGCCCGTCATGGAGGTGGAGCGTTTTCCGGGAAAGATCCGACAAAGGTTGATAGGTCAGCTTCCTATGCGGCCCGTTATGTTGCTAAGAATATTGTTGCTGCAGGACTTGCCCGCAAATGTGAGGTGCAGCTTGCATATGCCATAGGGGTAGCAAAACCTATATCAGTTTCTGTTGATACCTTTGGTACAGGGGTAATTCCTGATACACATATTGTTAAGCTGATAAATAAGCATTTTGATTTAAGACCTGCGGCCATTATTAAAATGCTGGATTTAAGGCGACCAATATATAAGCAGGTTGCAGCTTACGGACACTTTGGAAGGACAGATTTGGATTTAACATGGGAGAAAACCGACAAGGCGGAAATATTTAAAAAAGAGGTTATGAGTGCGGTGACAATATAGTATATAATTGGGTCTTAAAAATAACGGCTGCCCTGAATTAACAAATTTCAAGGCAGCTTTTTTTACAATTGCCAATTGACTGTAACAAAATACACCTCACAGCATATTATAAATGAGGGGTGTTTTCTAATGTTGGCACAAATATTTCGTTTAATCATGTACATATTGGCGTTATATGGTTTTATATCAATAATTGCAACGATAGTAAGGCGTTTTTACCGTAATATCAACCTGAGAAATTCTAATATGAGAATGGCATTAATAGTAAAGAACCAGGGGGAAATAATTGAAGGAGTGGTAAGAAGTATTTTTTCAGGGGGAATTCTGGAAAGTATAATACAGGGAGACAACTTTTATATAGTAGACATGGGTTCAACTGACAAAACAGTGGAAATTTTACAACGGCTTAAAAATACCTACCACAATATGGAAATTTTATCTGAAAAGGATAAGGATAAAATTTTTGATGATTTTAGTGAAGAAGGGACAAAAACTTAAAAACACGGCGGGTAAAACGGGCCCATTTTTTTTGAAGAATGGATTGGATATATTGTAAATATATTGTATACTAAAAATAATAATTAGTTTCAAAATAATGCTAATACGGTGGGGTGCAGCGGATATAGTGGTTGTTATCGAAGGTACGGTAGAAGAAATTATTTTTTCCAACGAGGCAAATGGTTACGTTGTATGTGAAGTGGCTTGTGAAAACGGCGTAGTGACGGTTGTAGGTTATATGCCCTTTTTATCCGAAGGTGAAATACTGAGGATAAGGGGTGCATGGGTAACCCATCCTGACTACGGAGACCAGGTGCAGGTAGAGTATTACGAAAAGATTATGCCTGAAACGGCGGAAGCAATTGAAAAATATCTGGCAGCTGGGGTAATCAAGGGCATAAGGAAAGCTACAGCAAAAAAAGTTGTCAGAAAATTTGGGGATGACACTCTCAAAATCATATTGGAGCAACCTGAAAGATTAACTGAAATAAAAGGCATAGGACTTCCAAAAGCCCTTGAAATCGGAAAAGCCTTTGCAAAACACAGACAATTTACCGGAATTGTATCCTTTCTGCACGAATATGGCATAAGTCCTGCATATACCGCAAAAATATATAAGATTTTTGGAGACAGTACTATAGAAGAGATAAAAAAGAATCCGTACAGGCTTACCGATGAGATAACGGCTATTACTTTTAAAATTGCAGATCGTATTGCAAAAAGTCTGGGGATTGACCCTTCTTCGGAACTTCGTATCTGCAGCGGTATAAAATATGTATTGTCCCAGGCTGCTCTTAACGGCCATACGTATCTTCCTCTGGAAAAATTAGAAGAATATTCCTTAGAACTTTTGGAAGTTGATATTGAGAATATAAGCAATGCTTTAGCATCTATGGTATTCAAGGGTTCTATATATATGGAAAGGGAAGAAGGGAAAAAGGACAAAGTCTATTTAAGTCAGCTATACCAGGCTGAAATTAGTGTAGCTTCAAGGCTTTTGGCTTTGTCAAAATATGGTTCATTATCAGACAAAAAGGATGTGTATAAAGCAATAAATGAAAGAATAGACAAAACGATAAAATATGTGCACGAAAAGGACGGAATTACGCTTGCCGAAGCGCAGAAATATGCCATAAAAGAGGCACTTACAAATGGAGTGCTGGTTATTACCGGAGGACCGGGAACAGGTAAAACAA encodes:
- the hpt gene encoding hypoxanthine phosphoribosyltransferase; translation: MCSNNEVNNQFNNDQFNNEVERILVPREKIAEKVKELGKKISEDYKNCELVLIGVLKGAFIFLADLMRELTINADMDLISVSSYANDTESSGIVRIIKDVDINISNKHVLIVEDIVDTGLTLKHLKELFRTRGPKSVKICAIFDKPSRRRVNITVDYKGIEIPNEFVIGYGLDYKGRYRNLPDLCVLNPEVYKKK
- a CDS encoding ATP-dependent metallopeptidase FtsH/Yme1/Tma family protein — protein: MKYLKGLSFYIVLFVIILFILALSQGTDNPINMDYSDLIREIHNNNVSEVVLEGQKATVVLKKPYITDRVNKYVIYIPDVGTFLSEVSEQMKNGQIRVRTEFPPTAPWWVAILPTVGLIVIFVLFWVFFLQQSQGGGGSRVMSFGKSRAKMSTDEKRKVTFNDVAGADEEKEELAEIVEYLKMPKKFIELGARIPKGVLLVGPPGTGKTLLARAVSGEAGVPFFSISGSDFVEMFVGVGASRVRDLFEQAKKNAPCIVFIDEIDAVGRHRGAGLGGGHDEREQTLNQLLVEMDGFGINEGVIVLAATNRPDILDPALLRPGRFDRRIFVGLPDIKGREEILKVHARGKPLSPEVKLNELAKSTPGFTGADLENLLNEAALLAARKNKRKIEPEEIKEATFKVIMGPEKKSRVMSESEKRLTAYHEAGHAIAVKLISTTDKVDRISIIPSGRAGGYTAFKPEEDKTYLTRSQLMEKIAIALGGRAAEEIVLGEISTGAYNDLKEANNVARNMITRYGMSERLSNLIFGSETDEIFLGRDFAHTRNYSEQIAAEIDMEVKNIIDNSYQKIVNILKENINKLHTIAATLIEKEKLEGQEFEELFVSA
- a CDS encoding methionine adenosyltransferase, giving the protein MERKLFTSESVTEGHPDKICDQISDAVLDAIIEKDPMARVACETAVTTGLVLVIGEITTDCYVDIPKIVRETIREIGYDRAKYGFDCDTCAVITSIDEQSPDIAMGVNRALEAKRGEMVDNGIEAIGAGDQGMMFGFACDETPELMPMPISLAHKLAKRLSVVRKEGIIPYLRPDGKSQVTVEYEGDKPVRVDTVVVSSQHSQDVDHDTIERDIIRYVIKPTIPGELMDDNMKIYVNPTGSFVVGGPQGDSGLTGRKIIVDTYGGYARHGGGAFSGKDPTKVDRSASYAARYVAKNIVAAGLARKCEVQLAYAIGVAKPISVSVDTFGTGVIPDTHIVKLINKHFDLRPAAIIKMLDLRRPIYKQVAAYGHFGRTDLDLTWEKTDKAEIFKKEVMSAVTI